One genomic region from Argentina anserina chromosome 2, drPotAnse1.1, whole genome shotgun sequence encodes:
- the LOC126782133 gene encoding uncharacterized protein LOC126782133, translating to MSNPPLTTSQLFNPHSAASSSFSTITTTTPISNSPLHGCNNTFTPPYSFTPSGNFPQLFRNTGPYSGYEPYYKQPKIDLSHFHGEDVVGWLTMADRYLQIHRVMPAERVATVALHFGPDASIWMTSFQMRNPATAWERFHTALLEHFGVGNDSDYLADLTHIQQHGFINEFISEFTKLSCRAVHWSETQLVHNFLGGLRPDIRHDVMAWEPKTLSRAQRLARRYEAKFNDTRLAQFRPVRHQSWSSHNRWDSSTSSSSTPGPTAQRQPATTNPLVPTSTGPPTTAQGQRQAHPGQIRHWLPKDQYEQREKGLCFMCNGPFGENHVCRRPFMAVFETAQPEVDSEFQDCLSELPNPNTDPQPPQPLPLHAITLTKKTDMMRVRGEINGRSIVVFIDCGSALNFLHPHFARELHLPIQPSPPVSLTSASGHLLKPWGMAPNVPVQMAKFMFFIVEGRGYTIQGITSEISLSESRDLLALLHSDQLGFKGLFKIASTEPIDNEPSELRALSTHFAQLFEPHTGLPPKRDIDHRISLVPHASPVNVMPYSYGHSQKSELESQVREMLATGIIRRSSSPFSSPVLLVKKRDGNWRFCVDYRQLNAVTVKDRYPIPIVDELLDELHVAKYFTKLDLRSGYHQLRMHEDDISKTAFRTHEGHFEFLVMPFEFLGQF from the exons ATGTCAAACCCACCTCTCACCACTTCCCAACTTTTCAACCCCCACTCTGCTGCCTCGTCCAGTTTCTCAACCATTACCACCACCACTCCAATCTCCAATTCCCCTCTGCATGGTTGCAACAACACCTTCACTCCACCATACTCGTTCACCCCTTCTGGCAATTTCCCACAACTTTTTAGAAACACCGGCCCATATTCTGGCTATGAGCCTTACTACAAGCAGCCGAAGATCGATCTCTCTCATTTTCACGGGGAGGATGTTGTTGGTTGGCTCACCATGGCTGACCGCTATTTGCAAATCCACAGAGTTATGCCGGCTGAGCGGGTTGCTACGGTTGCACTTCATTTTGGGCCCGACGCCTCCATTTGGATGACATCATTCCAGATGCGCAACCCGGCTACTGCATGGGAAAGATTTCACACGGCATTGTTGGAACACTTCGGTGTTGGCAACGATTCTGATTATTTGGCGGATTTGACTCACATCCAGCAACATGGCTTCATCAACGAGTTCATAAGTGAGTTTACGAAGTTGTCATGCCGTGCTGTTCATTGGTCGGAAACTCAGCTCGTTCACAATTTCTTGGGCGGTCTCCGGCCAGATATACGACATGATGTCATGGCTTGGGAACCCAAAACCCTTTCTCGCGCTCAGCGACTGGCTCGCCGGTATGAGGCCAAATTCAACGACACTCGTCTGGCGCAATTCAGACCTGTTAGGCACCAGTCGTGGTCCTCACACAACCGGTGGGACTCGTCTACATCCTCCAGCTCAACCCCTGGTCCCACAGCCCAAAGACAACCAGCCACTACCAACCCTCTTGTCCCTACTTCCACTGGACCACCAACTACTGCCCAAGGACAACGACAAGCCCATCCAGGCCAAATTCGGCACTGGCTACCAAAGGATCAATATGAACAGCGAGAAAAAGGACTGTGCTTCATGTGTAATGGCCCATTTGGTGAGAACCATGTCTGTCGACGCCCGTTTATGGCCGTGTTTGAAACTGCCCAACCTGAGGTGGATTCAGAGTTCCAGGACTGTTTGTCAGAATTACCCAACCCAAACACTGACCCACAACCACCACAACCCCTGCCCCTCCACGCCATTACTCTCACTAAGAAAACAGACATGATGCGAGTACGTGGTGAGATCAATGGTAGATCAATTGTGGTTTTTATTGATTGTGGCTCCGCCCTCAACTTCCTCCACCCACATTTCGCTAGAGAGCTTCACCTCCCTATTCAACCAAGCCCACCAGTGTCCCTCACCTCTGCCTCCGGCCACCTTCTAAAGCCGTGGGGTATGGCACCAAATGTACCAGTGCAGATGG CCaagtttatgttcttcattgtCGAAGGCAGAGGGTATACAATTCAGGGCATCACATCGGAAATATCTCTTTCGGAGTCTAGGGATTTATTGGCTCTGTTGCACTCTGATCAGTTGGGCTTTAAGGGCCTCTTCAAAATAGCTTCTACTGAGCCTATTGATAACGAGCCCAGTGAGCTGCGGGCTTTGTCGACTCACTTTGCTCAGCTATTTGAACCACATACTGGCTTACCTCCGAAACGCGATATTGATCACCGCATCTCTCTAGTTCCTCATGCCAGTCCGGTGAATGTGATGCCATATAGCTATGGTCACTCCCAAAAGAGTGAATTGGAGTCACAAGTCCGGGAGATGTTGGCAACCGGCATAATACGACGTAGCTCAAGTCCGTTTTCCTCACCGGTTTTATTAGTGAAGAAGAGAGATGGCAATTGGCGATTTTGCGTGGACTATAGGCAATTGAATGCCGTGACTGTGAAAGACCGCTACCCTATACCCATTGTAGATGAGCTTCTAGATGAATTGCACGTAGCCAAGTACTTTACGAAGCTTGATCTTAGGTCGGGGTACCATCAGCTTCGAATGCATGAGGATGACATCTCTAAGACTGCCTTTCGAACTCATGAGGGGCATTTTGAATTCTTGGTCATGCCATTTGAATTCTTGGGtcaattttag
- the LOC126782134 gene encoding squalene monooxygenase SE1-like, giving the protein YDPLTIVCNGCFSNMRKSLSAPKVESPCFVGLILENCELPHANHGHVILGDPSLILFYPISSTEVRCLVDIPGTKVPSVANGEMANYLKTGDSSDSPTAIQCFYGCSREMMAANPVPTPGALLLGDSFNMRHPFEPWRHLSYGPVSLLSGLNPRPLHLSLHFFVVAIYGVGHLMFPFPSPKRIWLGARLILSASGIIFPIIKGKGVRQMFFPATVPAYY; this is encoded by the exons TATGATCCACTAACAATCGTGTGTAATGGCTGCTTTTCAAATATGCGCAAATCACTCAGTGCACCAAAG GTTGAAAGTCCTTGTTTTGTTGGTTTGATCTTGGAAAACTGTGAGCTTCCACACGCAAATCATGGACATGTGATTTTGGGAGATCCTTCACTCATCCTGTTTTATCCTATTAGTTCCACTGAGGTTCGTTGCTTGGTCGATATACCTGGAACAAAAGTCCCTTCAGTAGCTAATGGTGAAATGGCCAACTATTTGAAGACTGGTGACTCCTCAG ATTCCCCCACAGCTATACAGTGCTTCTATGGTTGCAGTAGAGAAATGATGGCTGCTAATCCGGTTCCCACTCCTGGTGCACTTTTGTTAGGCGATTCATTCAACATGAGACATCCATTTGAGCCTTGGAGGCATCTTTCATATGGACCAGTATCTCTTCTCTCTGGTCTTAACCCCCGTCCACTACACTTGTCTCTCCATTTCTTTGTTGTTGCTATATATGGCGTAGGGCACTTGATGTTTCCATTCCCTTCACCTAAACGCATATGGCTTGGTGCTAGATTGATCTTA agtGCATCAGGCATCATATTCCCTATTATAAAGGGCAAAGGAGTTAGACAAATGTTCTTTCCTGCAACTGTGCCAGCATATTACTGA